A region from the Lycium barbarum isolate Lr01 chromosome 8, ASM1917538v2, whole genome shotgun sequence genome encodes:
- the LOC132606738 gene encoding non-specific lipid-transfer protein 2-like, whose amino-acid sequence MEMVGKIACLVLLCMVVVAPYAEALTCGQVQSGLAPCLPYLQGRGPLGGCCGGVKGLLGAAKTPADRKTACTCLKSAANSIKGIDAGKAAGLPGACGVNIPYKISPSTDCSKVQ is encoded by the exons ATGGAAATGGTTGGAAAGATTGCATGCTTGGTTCTTTTGTGCATGGTGGTGGTTGCACCATATGCAGAGGCACTGACCTGCGGCCAGGTTCAATCTGGCTTGGCACCCTGCCTCCCTTATTTGCAGGGCCGCGGTCCTCTTGGAGGCTGTTGTGGCGGAGTTAAAGGTCTTTTGGGTGCTGCTAAGACCCCAGCAGACCGCAAGACAGCATGCACTTGCCTGAAATCAGCTGCTAATTCTATTAAGGGCATTGATGCTGGCAAAGCTGCTGGTCTCCCTGGTGCTTGCGGAGTCAACATTCCTTACAAGATCAGTCCCTCCACTGACTGCTCCAA GGTCCAGTAA